A region of Candidatus Dependentiae bacterium DNA encodes the following proteins:
- the yidC gene encoding membrane protein insertase YidC, giving the protein MNFFERMNFKDLVVPLSLALLTTWGLHYFFFSKNSEETGIRAGQSFVAPKNKQELKPLNTEVDFIDVQRPGFATRTEVETHGARLIFSTDGASLESLEFKHLAGCPACPLSTIEAPAEVDKAARCFLVALDHETPYYYTLVSRQDVGDTTELLYQADFPKGSIQKKYTVHKDTYKIDLEIKLEPQNPETSKLEPRIFFSSPFVAPIEQTDVVSAIVSNEKGSLDKVGRDRLTVGQGWFSPRLFGTDDRYFVNALVEDAQGFVQRAYYKFADKTKLTSILEGPAVGLKTETCCNQWKLSFYFGPKESAAFAKVDNRLEQTLDYAGFFAPISKFLLAVLRMLYSYLKNYGFAIIAMTFLVKLVLLPFSYGAEDSMQKRADFDKKLRHIQQKYKNEPDMLAQERAALIQKHGMPGLSGCLPLLLQVPIFIALSRVLSSAIELYQAPFIGWIHDLSVRDPYFVLPIVTALGMIFQTAQKPGNDPKQQLSTVVMALVIGAVTANLAAGLALYICMFTWLGIAQTKLLAKFKRS; this is encoded by the coding sequence ATGAATTTTTTTGAACGTATGAATTTTAAAGATTTAGTGGTGCCTTTATCGCTTGCGCTATTAACAACATGGGGTCTTCATTATTTTTTCTTCTCTAAAAATAGCGAAGAAACAGGCATCCGTGCCGGTCAAAGTTTTGTAGCACCTAAAAATAAACAGGAATTAAAGCCGCTTAACACTGAGGTAGATTTTATCGATGTGCAGCGTCCAGGATTTGCTACACGCACTGAAGTTGAAACTCATGGCGCACGGCTTATTTTTTCTACTGATGGTGCATCATTGGAGAGCTTAGAATTCAAGCATTTAGCTGGTTGTCCTGCTTGTCCATTGTCCACCATTGAAGCGCCAGCTGAAGTTGATAAAGCTGCGCGTTGTTTTTTGGTTGCATTGGATCACGAGACACCTTACTACTACACATTAGTGAGTCGCCAAGATGTTGGCGATACGACAGAATTGCTTTATCAAGCAGATTTTCCTAAAGGTTCTATACAGAAAAAATATACGGTTCATAAAGATACTTACAAAATTGATTTAGAGATTAAGCTGGAACCACAAAATCCTGAAACAAGTAAGCTTGAACCTCGTATTTTCTTCTCATCACCTTTTGTGGCTCCTATTGAGCAGACAGATGTTGTTTCGGCTATTGTAAGTAACGAGAAAGGTTCTCTTGATAAAGTTGGTCGCGACCGTTTAACAGTTGGCCAGGGTTGGTTTTCACCACGTCTTTTTGGTACCGATGATCGTTATTTTGTTAATGCCTTAGTGGAGGATGCTCAAGGGTTTGTTCAACGAGCTTATTATAAATTTGCTGATAAAACTAAGTTGACCTCGATTCTTGAGGGACCAGCAGTTGGACTTAAAACTGAGACATGCTGTAATCAATGGAAATTATCATTCTATTTTGGTCCAAAAGAAAGTGCTGCTTTTGCTAAGGTTGATAACAGGCTAGAACAGACGTTGGATTATGCTGGATTCTTTGCTCCAATATCAAAGTTTTTACTTGCTGTCTTAAGAATGCTGTATAGCTACCTAAAAAATTATGGTTTTGCGATTATTGCCATGACCTTTTTAGTGAAGTTGGTCTTGTTGCCATTTTCCTATGGCGCAGAAGACAGCATGCAAAAACGAGCAGATTTCGACAAAAAACTACGTCATATTCAGCAAAAATATAAAAATGAACCTGATATGTTAGCGCAAGAGCGTGCAGCTTTGATTCAAAAGCACGGCATGCCCGGACTTTCTGGTTGTTTGCCATTGTTGTTGCAAGTGCCGATTTTTATTGCGTTGTCGCGAGTTCTTTCCAGTGCTATCGAGTTGTATCAAGCGCCATTCATAGGTTGGATTCACGATTTATCAGTAAGAGATCCATACTTTGTTTTACCTATTGTTACAGCATTGGGTATGATTTTTCAAACAGCACAAAAACCAGGCAACGATCCTAAGCAGCAATTATCAACGGTAGTTATGGCACTCGTTATTGGTGCAGTGACAGCGAATCTTGCGGCAGGATTAGCACTGTATATTTGTATGTTTACGTGGCTTGGTATTGCACAAACAAAATTACTGGCTAAGTTTAAAAGGTCATGA
- a CDS encoding MerR family transcriptional regulator, whose product MKMQKRKFRIGELAKILNVERFVIRFWEKEFILKATRSDGGQRFYDEKDLERFKQIKELLYEKGFTISGARKQLKSKTVPSANTSIIASHKTTFDNELSHVTAHESENLQDQITELQKQLMKLRELL is encoded by the coding sequence ATGAAAATGCAAAAAAGGAAATTCCGCATTGGTGAATTAGCAAAGATTCTCAATGTAGAACGCTTTGTCATTAGATTTTGGGAAAAAGAGTTCATTTTGAAAGCCACTCGATCCGATGGCGGCCAACGTTTTTACGATGAAAAAGATCTTGAACGCTTCAAGCAAATCAAAGAACTCCTGTATGAAAAAGGATTCACTATCTCCGGAGCACGAAAACAGTTAAAAAGTAAAACAGTGCCATCTGCAAACACCTCTATTATAGCTTCGCACAAAACTACATTTGACAACGAACTATCGCATGTCACAGCACACGAATCAGAAAACCTCCAAGACCAAATTACCGAACTTCAAAAACAACTCATGAAATTACGTGAATTATTATAA
- the murC gene encoding UDP-N-acetylmuramate--L-alanine ligase, translating to MYKKKAHIHFVGIGGIGMSGIATILKYQGYEISGCDLDLDQTSVKNLKDLGCHIYHGNNTPSCNDSAIDILVYSSAIKALNTEITAAQARGIPTIPRAVMLAELMRTKYGIAITGSHGKTTTTSLISHILIEANIDPTVIIGGHLKNISNNARFGNGDFLVAEADESDRSFLYLNATLAIVTNIDLEHLETYTDLDDIKDTFKRFLNNIPFYGKAIVCIDDANVRSLLPIPHVKTIKYGLTTDADFYATDIDLQPDHSTYTVWHKGNILGVVTFNMPGRHNILNSLAAIALANDLDVPFNVTTKALQNFKGIERRFCFKGSFKGADFFDDYGHHPQEILNTLLVAKRRTKKKLTVIFQPHRFTRTYALWNDFVDVFVQSNIDHLIITDIYPASEAPIPEITSQNLVKAILLRSPKFTVSYAPYESDYAIIRTQLEPLLEANDLVLLLGAGKINKLADVIIPLSA from the coding sequence ATGTATAAGAAAAAAGCACACATACATTTTGTTGGTATTGGCGGCATTGGCATGAGCGGTATCGCAACGATTCTAAAATACCAGGGCTATGAAATATCTGGATGCGACCTTGATTTAGATCAAACCAGTGTAAAAAATTTAAAAGATCTTGGTTGTCACATTTATCATGGCAATAATACGCCATCATGTAATGATAGCGCCATAGACATTCTAGTATATTCATCCGCTATTAAAGCTCTCAACACAGAAATTACTGCCGCTCAAGCACGCGGCATCCCAACCATACCACGAGCCGTTATGCTTGCAGAATTAATGCGAACAAAATACGGCATAGCAATCACCGGGTCTCATGGTAAAACAACCACGACATCCCTGATATCTCATATTTTAATTGAAGCAAATATCGATCCGACCGTCATCATTGGCGGCCATCTCAAGAACATTTCTAATAATGCACGATTTGGCAATGGTGATTTTTTAGTTGCTGAAGCAGATGAAAGCGATCGCTCATTTTTATATCTCAATGCAACACTGGCAATCGTAACCAATATCGACTTAGAACATTTGGAAACATATACCGACCTTGATGACATCAAGGACACCTTTAAACGATTCCTCAATAATATTCCTTTTTACGGAAAAGCAATTGTATGCATTGATGATGCCAATGTTCGATCGCTATTGCCGATTCCTCATGTCAAAACAATCAAGTACGGCCTCACTACTGATGCTGATTTCTACGCAACTGATATTGATTTGCAACCCGACCATTCAACCTATACCGTCTGGCACAAAGGAAACATTCTCGGCGTTGTCACTTTCAATATGCCCGGCCGACACAATATACTCAATTCCTTAGCAGCAATAGCTCTCGCCAACGATTTAGATGTCCCATTTAATGTTACTACCAAAGCTTTACAAAATTTCAAAGGCATTGAACGTAGGTTTTGTTTTAAAGGTTCATTTAAAGGCGCTGACTTTTTTGATGACTACGGCCACCACCCTCAAGAGATTTTAAACACGCTTCTCGTTGCAAAACGACGCACTAAAAAGAAATTAACGGTCATATTCCAACCACACCGTTTCACCAGAACCTATGCATTATGGAATGACTTCGTCGATGTTTTTGTACAAAGTAACATCGACCACTTAATCATCACCGACATTTATCCAGCCAGTGAAGCCCCCATTCCAGAAATTACCAGCCAAAATTTAGTCAAAGCTATTTTACTGCGTAGTCCAAAGTTTACCGTCTCCTATGCACCGTACGAATCAGACTACGCTATAATACGCACACAACTTGAACCGCTTCTTGAAGCTAATGATCTCGTTCTTTTATTAGGTGCAGGAAAAATCAACAAATTAGCCGACGTCATTATCCCGTTAAGTGCTTAA
- the rplS gene encoding 50S ribosomal protein L19 has translation MTQRSFPTFDVGDTVAVSQHIIEGDKKRLQIFEGDVIAIHNNGVSSTFTIRKISTNSVAVERIFPYYSPKIESIKFVRYGRVRRAKLYYMRNRVGKAARVKERVMTREQREQKGMANVTASAANNQAAV, from the coding sequence ATGACTCAACGTAGTTTTCCTACCTTTGATGTTGGTGATACTGTTGCAGTTTCACAACATATTATTGAAGGTGACAAAAAGCGTTTACAAATATTTGAAGGTGACGTTATTGCTATACACAATAATGGCGTATCTTCAACCTTTACTATACGTAAAATAAGCACCAATTCTGTGGCGGTTGAAAGAATTTTCCCGTACTATTCACCAAAAATTGAATCTATCAAATTCGTTCGCTACGGCAGAGTGCGTCGCGCTAAATTATACTACATGAGAAATCGTGTTGGTAAAGCGGCTCGCGTTAAGGAAAGAGTAATGACTCGCGAACAACGTGAGCAAAAAGGCATGGCTAACGTTACTGCATCAGCAGCAAACAATCAAGCCGCTGTTTAA